From one Nonomuraea polychroma genomic stretch:
- a CDS encoding NAD-dependent epimerase/dehydratase family protein: MGKHIVVGSGQVGTHLATKLLAQGHEVTVVTRSGGGPEGAVRVAADVADKNRMIEIARGADVLYNCVNPKYHRWLTDWPPMAESFLAAAEAGGAVYVMLGNLYPYGPVSVPMTEDLPLASTSPKAQVRAKMWADARAAHEAGRIRATEVRGSDYFGPGATDQSYLGDRFLVPLRAGKTIQLVWPADVPHSFTYLPDVADALIVAGRDERAWGRPWHVPTAEPVTFREMGKRAAALLGRPAPRMMQLPWPVVRAAGLFSPMLGELGHVRYQFTEPFVLDSSAFQRTFGVAPTPIDEALKATLDG, encoded by the coding sequence ATGGGTAAGCACATCGTGGTGGGCTCCGGCCAGGTCGGCACGCACCTGGCCACCAAGCTCCTCGCTCAGGGGCACGAGGTCACCGTCGTGACCCGCTCGGGCGGCGGACCCGAAGGCGCGGTGAGGGTGGCCGCGGACGTGGCCGACAAGAACAGGATGATCGAGATCGCCCGAGGGGCGGACGTCCTCTACAACTGCGTCAATCCGAAGTACCACCGCTGGCTCACCGACTGGCCGCCGATGGCCGAGTCCTTCCTGGCCGCCGCCGAGGCCGGCGGCGCCGTTTACGTGATGCTCGGCAACCTCTACCCGTACGGGCCCGTCTCGGTCCCGATGACCGAGGACCTGCCGCTCGCCTCGACCAGTCCCAAGGCGCAGGTACGCGCCAAGATGTGGGCCGACGCCCGGGCCGCTCACGAGGCCGGCCGGATCAGGGCGACCGAGGTGCGCGGCTCGGACTACTTCGGCCCGGGCGCGACCGACCAGTCCTACCTGGGCGACCGGTTCCTGGTCCCGCTCAGGGCGGGCAAGACGATCCAGCTCGTCTGGCCGGCCGACGTGCCGCACAGCTTCACGTACCTGCCCGACGTGGCCGACGCCCTGATCGTGGCGGGCCGGGACGAGCGCGCCTGGGGCCGCCCCTGGCACGTGCCGACCGCCGAGCCGGTGACCTTCCGCGAGATGGGGAAGCGGGCGGCCGCGCTGCTCGGCCGCCCCGCGCCTCGGATGATGCAGCTGCCGTGGCCCGTGGTGCGGGCGGCCGGGCTGTTCTCGCCCATGCTGGGCGAGCTCGGGCACGTCCGCTACCAGTTCACCGAGCCGTTCGTGCTCGACTCGTCGGCCTTCCAGCGCACGTTCGGAGTCGCGCCTACCCCGATCGACGAGGCGCTCAAAGCTACGCTCGACGGGTGA